AGACTTTCATGGATTCGAAAGTACCAGGTCTTGGCTTTTCTTTCTTCTTGTATGCTTGGAAGAATGAATAGTAGATTATATGATCCATCATTGATAAGGtgacaatattttttaatattcatGGAGTTGTTCGATTGACTTCTATTTATGAATTTGGTTTTGGAAACTTCGATCAACTCCCTTAGAACTTCGATCATTCAAGAATCATCTCGCCCTTTGAACTTTTATCATTAAGCATTCATCTTGATTCTATCAGATGTTTTATTCTATTCGATGGAATGGATATTCAACTATCTGAATTATTGAATAAAATTAATGTTACTATAGACAGCAGTCTCCTTCAAACACAAGATGTTGAACAAGTCCTGTAATTAAAGTTTGGAAGTGCTTTGTAACTTTCACTTCTTGCCATTTTTAAATCTTGCTGGTCTCCAAATAAATGTTGGCATTAAAATGAGGATGAATTAATGAACACTTAAAAGTGCTTTGTGACTTTCACTTCTTGCCATTTCATTAATTCATCCTCATTTTAATGCCAACATTTATTTGGAGACCAGCAagatttaatttctttggtactGTGCACTTGCGTTAGCTAGATTTTTGTGTCTGAAAATTGTTTGAATGatgttcaaatgataaaatgTGAAGGATATTATTGGTATTTGGGACAAATAAGGAATCTACATtccaaataaaaatgaaatttaatgaTTTAGAAAACAGGTTCAATATCtatttattgtgatataatTAATGATGGATATATTCAACAATTTAGGAGGTTCCAGTTGGACTCTGGACAATGATTGAGTGagatttgaatattttttaaaaatatttatttaaatatttaatcaaagatAAGGTATACATCCTTTTCACTCGACCGTCCACTTGTTGGGGGATTAAATGAATATTTGCGACTTTGTATACCTATTAGAGGCCAAAATAGCACataaacttgtgtgagacggtctcacgaatcgtattttgtgagatagatatcttatttgggtcattcataaaaaattatttttatgttaagagtatttctttttattgtgaatatcgttatggttgacctgtctcacagataaagattcgtgagtccgtctcacaagaaacatcCTCCCAAAACAGCCGTGGGAATTTTGTTAGCGTTGTTGTTTTTACTCAACTGTTACactattttcaatcattttaaccaaaaaaatattattcgatCTTTTGACATAaactttatatttaattttttctttttgctatattttccaaaaaaatatcCTTTATTATATAAGTCGCAACCAAATATACTAGATTTTAAAAGTCTCAaaattatatcatttgaattaCGATATTTTTGAcacttaaaaaaatataaatataaatttgatttgattttttttttttgaattcaatttcaaattccattcaAAGGCATGATGCAGAGACTCGAATTCAATGGATAACGATTTGCATGGATTTCTCTTATTCTGACGAGAGAGAGGCCGCCAGAATTGATGATATGACCATTTagtatgtttttgaaaatcaaCAAAGATGATATGTAACAGACGTTGCTACACATAAAAACTTGTTAGAGTATGACAATGGGAAAATGGCAAGGAAAAGCTAATATTTGACACAAATTTCACATGAAAGTATTTACTAAGAAGAGTCGATTCAAAAAGAATCTAATATTCAAGTAAAATCTGCCCAAATATTGTCCTATAACAAGGAAATGCAAACTTGAACATGTATATTTAACTCCTAATAATACATGCTGCGCACTTGCTCGACACCCAACTTTCTTTTGCACTGCCACCAAATCAAAAGAATCGCCATAAATTCTTCTGAGAGCTTCAGCACACAGACCCTGCTCACCATCAGAGGTTGGCATCTGAACTTCCAAAaatggagttgtcagatttcCCTCCCGTGGAATGACAACCCCGACAAAAACTGTAAGAGCGTTCGAAGAATCAAAGTCCACACACTAGCTGATTTTGGGTACTCCTTTTGGGGCAAGAGGAATCCCCGGGATCTTGAAATAACCCAAAAAATGGTTCTTTTCGACTGTATTCTCATCATTACCCTTACGACGATTAGTGCCTCATTCTGGTTATCGTGAATGGTTCTGAAAACCAGTTTTCTCCACTACAAAAAACACTATTTAGCGACGGGTTTTTTCAAACATTCCAACGTTAATTGCGACGAAATTATTTAACCTACGTTTGTCgcaatttttaattttgaaaatcaatCTGGACACTGGATTGGGACGAAAGTTTGTCGAATGCATCCTGAGTGGCAACTCGAAGTAATCCCATTTTTCTTATCTCGTCAATCCCACGGCTTGAAAAATGAATGTGCATATCAGGTAAGAGGAGGTGCATCATATTTAGCAGTATGTCTTCACCTCCTAAAGTACTTCCTCTCATGGCTTTTATCTGTATAACTACCCCTGCTGTGGCAGTGATGGCCATGTCACAAAATCCACCACCCATATTGAATATAAGTGCAACTTTTTCGCTCCCACTGCCCCTATTTTCAGTTACATTTTGCTGTTGTTGCTGTGCATATAATAAGGCAACTGCTGTAGGCTCAGGCATCAACCTCAGAACCTGAAGCCCTGCCATGGCACATGCTCTTTCAACTCGACTCAGTTGGAATCTGTTAAATGATACAGGAATTGTTAGGGCAGCATTTCGTACCGGACGTTTCAAATGTGAAAAAATAGAGAGTGAGCGAAAAGCTCAAGTCGCAGTATTGTAAAGCTAAATAAAGAATACAAAGAAATATGTTTATATAGCTAGGGTAAACACAAAAAGAGTAAAATGACTAATCCACCCTTGAGAGCTAACAATAATATATTCTAACATCCCCTCTCAAACTCACGATGCTACAGCTAAAAGCATGGAAAGTTTTTCAGACAAAAAACGGAAGCGCGGAGAGGAATGTGCCTTGGTAAACATATCAGCTATCTGCAGAGGAGAAGGAACGAAAGGTAACGTGATGGTGCCAAGCTGGAGATGATAACGAGTGACGTGACAATCGATCTCAATTTGTTTTGTCCTCTCATGAAAAACTGAATTGCGCGCAATCTGAATTGCACTCTGATTATCACAATATAACGGAGTAGGATGACGAAGAAGGATATTGAAATCTGCAAGCAACCAACGTAACCAAACAATATAATCTCGCAAGTGGTTGAAGCCATAGCACGATACTCGGCTTCGGTAGAAGAACTAGAGATAACAACTTATTTCTTAATTTTCCAAGAGATAAGAGAATCTCCAAGAAAAATACAGAAGCCAGTGGTTGACTTACGATCCATGGGATCGCCAGCCCAATCAGCATCAGAGTACGCACGCAGCTCTAAGGAGGAAGtagaaggaaaaaaaagacTCTGAAACTGAGTGCCCCTAATATACCTGAGAATGCAAAGAACAACAGCCCAATGAATTGTAGTTGGTGCAGTGACAAACTAACTTACTACATAAACAACATGCGCAATATCTGGACGAGTCACAGTGAGATAAACCAAGCTTCCAACAATAGTACGTGATAAGGTAGGATCTTGCAAAGGAGGTCCATCCGATAGAGAATACCGAGCATTGGTCTCAAGAGGAGTATCAACTATCCTGTTATCAGTTAGACGTGCACGCTCAAACAGATCTGCTATGTACTTTGACTGGGATAAAAGATAACCTTTTGGAGAATAGGCAACCTCAATTCCTAGAAAGAAACGTAGCAAACCTAAGTCCTTCATAGCAAAGCAGCGAGCTAACTCAGACTTCAAAGCCTCAACACCATCAATATCATCACCGGTGATAatcatgtcatcaacatataaagacAGAAGTATACGACCTGCACGAGTACACTTGACAAATAATGCGGAATCATGATGACTAGGAATAAACCAAGCGAAGTAATCACCATAGAAAACTTCTCAAACCAAGCACgaggagcttgtttgagaccataaaGAGCCTTACGAAATCTACAAACTTTACCAGGTTGGTGAGCAACACCATGAGGAGGAGCCATAAAAACTTCTTCATGAAGATCACCATTCAAGAAGGcattcttgacatccatctgagAGATTTTTCATTGACGAACAGAAGCAACAACAATTAGAGTACGAACTGTCGTCATTTTAGCAACGAGGGCAAATGTTTCCTCATAATCCATGCCATGCTTCTGAGAGTAATCTTTAGCAACAAGACGAGCTTTGTAACGTTCAATAGATCCATCAGATTTGGTCTTCATCTTGTAGACCCAACGAGAGCCTATGGTGTGCTTTCCTGGTGGCAACAGAACCAAATCACATGTATGAGTCTGATGAAGAGCAGTCAGTTCCTCAGCCATAGCCTTCTACCAAAGTGGATTATCAACAGCTTCACTATAGGATAAAGGATCAGAGAGACGATGAACAGAGGAAACAAATGAAGCGAAAGAGCTTGAATAACACGAGTAAGCAAAAATCAGGTAGTCGAGTAGACTTACGAACACGAGTGGACTGACGGAGTGGAGGATTATCCGCGATGCCAGGAGATGATTGGGTTGTTGTAGGGGGATTTGGAGGAGCAGGAGTCTCGGGTGTGGTCGTGGGCAAGGTCTCGTCGGTGTCGGAGGTGAAAGGGTCAATACAAATAAGATTTGCATGTATCATATTATGCGAACTCACAGGTATAGAAAAGAATGAAACATGTTCAAGGAACACAACATGACGAGACACATACAGTTTTTGACTAATTGGATCAAAACAACGATACCATTTTTTACCAATACCATAACCCAGGAAAACACACAGAGCAGAAAGTGGAGACAACTTATTGCGCTCGAACTATGGTCGGAGAACAAAACAGACACAaccaaaaacacgtaatgaagaatAATCAGGAGCATGAccatagattttttttaaagggtGACAAACCTGAATTGTGTGAAGTTGGAATTCTATTGATCACGTGAACAGCAGTAAGACTTGCTTCAACCCAAAATGCAATAGGAACATTAGAAGACAGTAAGAAAGAGCGAGTTGTTTCAACAATATATCTATGTTTTCTTTCTGCAACACCATTTTGTTCAGGGGTTTCTCTACACGAGGTTTGATGTGTTGTACCATCATAAGCAAGCAAACGCGAGAAATCATTAGAAGTGTATTCACCCTCAAAATCAAAACGAAAGCACTTGATGGCAGCTGAATGTTGATTTTTCACAAGAGCTttaaaatcattgaaaatagCAAGATAATCATACCTATGTTTCATCAGATAAACCCAACAATAACGAGTGCAATCGTCAATAAAAGAAACATAATATCTCGACTCTCCTTTCGTGGGAACATGAGATGGTCCCACACATCTGAATGAACAAGATCAAAAAAAGTAGGAGAAAAAGATAGAATTTTATAAAAAGATAATGCCAAAAATTTTTCCAGTTTACAACcactacaataaaaaatatcatgattATTCAAAGTTCCTAGTGCTCCTGTAGACGCTCAAAAATTCAAGAGACATGGAAACGTGTCCTAGACAATTATGCCGTAAATAAAAAACAGAAGACGAATGACTCAAGCGAAAAGAATAGAGATCCACACTAAATGCTGCAACATCTGGTACTCTGagataattcaaaacataaagtCCCCCCTGTCTACGACCTGTCCCAATCAGCCTCTGGGATCTCGGGTCCTGCACATAACAATTTGAAGAAGAGAATTAGACTAAGTATCCAGACTCACATAATTGACTGACCGAAACAAGATTAAGTGTAAGATTGGGAATATAGCATACATCAGGAAGAGATAAACAACACGTAACAAGAGAACCAACGCCTACTAATGGCATCGGTGTACCATCAGCAGACACAATTTCAAAGGAAGAATTGTGAGACAAAGAAGCGAAAGATGACAAATCAGGAGACATATGATGAGATACTCCAGAATCCAAGACCCAGATGGACGAAGATATACCTGAAGTGCCAGAGGATGACAAACCTATATGTGAAGAAGCTGACATAGCATGAGGCTGTGAAGCGAGGAACTGTTGAAACTGCTCAAACAAACACGGATCCAAAGACGGTGCATAAATTTCATGGTTAGACTGAGGTGGTCGATATGCCCATTGGTTTGATGGATTACCAGGTTTCCAAGGAGTGTTCTGAGatggctgctgctgctgctgtggttTCCATGGAGTGTTCAGAGATGGTTGATTTTGTTGTTGTGGTTTCCATGGAGTGTTGTGTGGGCGTTGTTGTTGCGGCTGCACTTTTCCTTTACTCAACAATAGTGGGAATTGAGCTTTCCAGTGACCCTTCTCTTTACAAAAACCACACTCATCTTGAGAAACCTTCGTATTTGACCTGTTTTGATGATTAGATTAAGGTCGTTGAGGAGCTGCAAAGACAGATGGCGTAATTAGGATTGTCCCTTTGTCAACATGAGACTTAAGACGAATCTCTTCAGCTAACAATTCACTTACAACCAAGTCAACAGAAGGAAGAGGGTTGCGATGAAGAATCGTCCCACGCAGACCCTCAAAATCATTCCGAAGTGCCATCAAAAACTGTACCAGGCATTGTTCTTCTCTCCGAGCAATATAAGGTGAGAATGCTCGCAATTCTGCAGATTCTGTTAATGCCAATTGATCCTAGAGTGTCGACATGGCAGAATAAAAATCTTGGATGCTCATATCTTTCTGCTGAAAGGCACGGATATCTATCACCAATTGATATTGTTTGGCAAAATTAGACTGTGCATACAAGCGTGCCAGATGATGCCAAACCTCCTTAGCAGTCTCGTATTTTGCCAATTGAGCACCTATTGAGTGCGCAACAGAATTATTAATTCACGTAATAATCTTCGAATTATCTGCCTCCCAAACATCCCATGACACATCATAATCGGGGTTCGTTTGGTCTGTAGGCTTGTCTCGCACACCTGTGACATAGCCCCACATCGATTTCCCCCGCAAGAAATTTTTCATAACATAACCTCAGTACGAATAATTTTTTCCTTCCAGTTGAACACTAATCGACTGAAGATAATCGTCTTTACGAGTAGCcatgatgccaaaacctaaCAAAATCGAacgattaaaaaaaacataatgcAGAGAAGAAATCGTACGTGATTACCAAATAGAAACTATACGAACTAAAAGTTTGATCCTCGAAAGCTATGGATGAGATTAACAGTTCTTCTCTACGGTTGACAGATCCATGAGAtggaggctctgataccatgaagAAATAGAGAGTGAGCGAAAAGCTCAAGTCACAGTATTGTAAAACTaaataaagaaaacaaagaAATATGTTATATAGCTATGATAAACACAAAAAGAGTAAATGACTAATCTACCATTGAGAGCtaacaataatatatttttacaaaatGAACCTCAGCTATGGCTTTTAGTTCAAGAAGAAATATAGAGAGAACTTCTTCGAGAGTCGTTGACCTCCACAAGTTATTGCCCAGAGCAGCCACAAATGGCCTGACAGCTATATCTAAGGTCTGGACAAGAAATGAGAGGCTTTTTCTTGCATGAACAATGGGATCCGTGTCGACTCGACCAACCAACCTTTTCATGTTAAAAATGGCAGCGCCAGATAACTTCTCAAACCCATGAGAGAGATGATTGCTTTTACTGCTGGCTGGAATATCATCTTTGAAATTGACGTAAAATCTCAAAAACTTCTGCTTTCGTCTATTTCCCAGAAGCTCAACATCCGAGCCATTCCATATTGCAACACTGGATTGAGAAGTCCCAATGTCAATCCCGATTGCTAGTTCGGGGTAAGGAGGAAAAGAATTTTCTTCCTCGGTTATTTCGCTGTCTGATGCCACAGTGTATTCTGGTTCCACCATTCATGAAAATCAGGGATTCCATGAAAAATAATCTCGATAAACTAACATCGAGTGTAGCATAAATACAATTTTTCCTAGGGGTTTGCATATAATATGGCACTTCCAACTTTAGGTCTTCACATGCAAACATTAAATTCACAAATCTCATTTCTAAGATTGATATTGTCAATTATTTCTCGAGTTTACAAGATGATTAAACATCATCTCCTAACAAATATGCTATTGAGGAGCTCAGAAATTTTTTCTACAGTTAGAAATGTTGCCCActcattgttagagtagatgttcAGCTAGATAACTTGTGACTTGAGTTTTATTGACTTTCgtataaaaataatcattattttaacaatcttttacaattttaatctaattatgacatttattttatttatatactcATACAAGCTGCATATATAAAGCCTTGAATATGCTATGGTACTATGAGGTTGTACATATGATGGAGTTGGTGAAATTCATTTAAAActtactgtatattctaaatgtGTCCCTAGTTGATTCATACCCGCTCTCGATTTaccaatgattgcagattcgatcgggatatatattgttgaagggaccgtactgtacg
The Primulina tabacum isolate GXHZ01 chromosome 9, ASM2559414v2, whole genome shotgun sequence DNA segment above includes these coding regions:
- the LOC142556907 gene encoding heat shock 70 kDa protein 8-like encodes the protein MVEPEYTVASDSEITEEENSFPPYPELAIGIDIGTSQSSVAIWNGSDVELLGNRRKQKFLRFYVNFKDDIPASSKSNHLSHGFEKLSGAAIFNMKRLVGRVDTDPIVHARKSLSFLVQTLDIAVRPFVAALGNNLWRSTTLEEVLSIFLLELKAIAEVHLKRPVRNAALTIPVSFNRFQLSRVERACAMAGLQVLRLMPEPTAVALLYAQQQQQNVTENRGSGSEKVALIFNMGGGFCDMAITATAGVVIQIKAMRGSTLGGEDILLNMMHLLLPDMHIHFSSRGIDEIRKMGLLRVATQDAFDKLSSQSSVQIDFQN